The following proteins come from a genomic window of Corallococcus sp. NCRR:
- a CDS encoding RNA polymerase sigma factor: MFSRGARTWTATVPPESGVDAVDARGPASADEARLRLLVQRVQQGDLSAFEQLYEATKLDAARTLRHLVGNRVEVDDLLQETYLRLLTAVKGFRGESRFKTFLYRVCANVALSHLRWKRRRPEDPFAEPPEMVATGEDPERAAERRQAARLVEAALEKLKPKKRIVFVYAELCGMSPDEIAVAVGSSPNTVRSRLHHARLEFTEAMQRLVADRPVGGSHDRS, from the coding sequence GTGTTCAGCCGAGGAGCGCGCACGTGGACGGCCACGGTCCCGCCGGAGTCCGGCGTGGACGCGGTGGACGCGCGTGGGCCGGCCTCCGCGGACGAGGCCCGCCTGCGGCTCCTGGTCCAGCGGGTCCAGCAGGGGGACCTGAGCGCCTTCGAGCAGCTCTACGAGGCCACGAAGCTGGACGCGGCGCGGACCCTGCGCCACCTGGTGGGGAACCGCGTGGAGGTGGATGACCTCCTCCAGGAGACGTACCTGCGGCTGCTCACGGCGGTGAAGGGCTTCCGGGGGGAGTCCCGCTTCAAGACGTTCCTCTACCGGGTGTGCGCCAACGTGGCGCTCAGCCATCTGCGGTGGAAGCGGCGCCGGCCGGAGGACCCCTTCGCGGAGCCGCCGGAGATGGTGGCCACGGGGGAGGACCCGGAGCGCGCCGCGGAGCGCCGTCAGGCGGCCCGGCTGGTGGAGGCGGCGCTGGAGAAGCTCAAGCCCAAGAAGCGCATTGTCTTCGTCTACGCCGAGCTGTGCGGCATGAGCCCGGACGAGATCGCCGTCGCCGTGGGAAGCTCTCCCAACACCGTGCGCAGCCGCCTGCACCACGCGAGATTGGAGTTCACGGAAGCCATGCAGCGTCTGGTCGCCGACCGGCCGGTGGGAGGTTCCCATGACCGGTCATGA